One region of Rhizoctonia solani chromosome 9, complete sequence genomic DNA includes:
- a CDS encoding STE24 endopeptidase: MTKNPIAAFQAGVEDKLGFISTEFINWQGYVLAFSWGVWAFETYLIYRQFPNYSRPHPPTALKSHFTDEVFKKSQRYGKDKAKFGLVSKLYSQLLETALIVFGAFPWAWKVSGNLLAKFGYGPEYEITHSIAFGTVLFYLNTLPSLPVSLYSTFVLEEKHGFNKMTFGLYVADTLKGWAVGFAIGAPFMAAFLKIVDWAGQSFVPWLMTFFKCRVAFQLIMVVLYPTVIQPLFNKLSPLETGALRTRIEALASRLSFPLTDLYVIDGSKRSAHSNAYFYGLPWSKHIVLFDTLIKKSQPAELEAVLAHELGHWKYSHPMKLMLVSQIHMLALFSVFPPFMRSWPLLASFGFPIGPEAKPPVLVSFLLYQMVITPIESVVGFLLNALSRRFEYQADQFACELDAQGLGGEKEEGKTEEESTMRARLGRALVALHAENLSTVWVDWMYSAYHHSHPTLTERLRAMDAYALSQNGRPKTS, translated from the exons ATGACGAAAAATCCAATCGCAGCTTTCCAAGCGGGAGTGGAAGATAAACTTGGATTCATCTCGACCGAGTTTATCAATTGGCAAGGATACGTTTTAGCCTTTTCGTGGGGTGTATGGGCTTTCGAAACATACTTGAT ATACCGCCAATTCCCCAACTATTCCCGCCCACACCCCCCAACCGCGCTCAAATCCCACTTTACAGACGAAGTGTTCAAGAAATCCCAGCGCTACGGAAAGGACAAGGCCAAGTTTGGTCTCGTGTCTAAGTTGTATTCGCAGCTTTTGGAGACTGCGTTGATCGTTTTCGGTGCATTCCCTTGGGCGTGGAAAGTCTCTGGGAACCTGCTGGCCAAGTTTGGGTACGGTCCGGAATACGAG ATCACCCATTCGATCGCATTTGGCACGGTTCTGTTCTACCTAAACACCCTTCCGAGTCTACCCGTTTCACTCTACAGCACGTTTGTCCTCGAGGAGAAGCACGGGTTCAACAAGATGACGTTTGGGTTATACGTAGCTGACACGTTGAAGGGCTGGGCCGTTGGATTTGCGATTGGTGCACCATTCATGGCTGCGTTTTTGAAAATTGTGGATTGGGCGGGTCAGAGCTTTGTCCCTTGGTTGATGACCTTTTT CAAGTGCAGGGTTGCATTCCAATTGATTATGGTTGTCTTGTATCCAACGGTCATTCAGCCACTTTTCAACAAGCTCTCGCCCCTCGAGACCGGAGCCTTGAGGACGCGTATCGAGGCCCTTGCTTCCCGGCTCAGTTTCCCTCTGACGGACCTCTACGTTATTGACGGCTCCAAGCGTAGCGCTCATTCCAATGCCTACTTCTACGGTCTTCCTTGG AGCAAACACATTGTTCTCTTCGACACCCTCATCAAGAAATCTCAACCTGCCGAACTTGAAGCCGTACTCGCCCACGAACTCGGTCACTGGAAATACTCGCACCCGATGAAACTGATGCTCGTCTCTCAAATTCACATGTTGGCTTTGTTTTCGGTCTTCCCACCTTTTATGCGCTCGTGGCCCTTGTTGGCTAGCTTTGGATTCCCTATTGGACCCGA GGCAAAGCCGCCTGTTTTAGTTTCCTTCTTACTCTACCAAATGGTTATTACCCCTATCGAATCCGTCGTTGGATTCCTTCTCAACGCGCTCAGTCGGAGGTTCGAGTACCAAGCAGACCAGTTTGCGTGCGAACTCGATGCGCAAGGTCTTGGTGGAGAAAAGGAGGAAGGCAAGACCGAAGAGGAGTCGACTATGCGCGCCAGGCTCGGGAGAGCGCTTGTTGCTCTACATGCTGAGAACCTTTCCACTGTTTGGGTAGACTGGAT GTATTCTGCGTACCACCATTCCCATCCTACCCTTACCGAGAGGCTACGTGCTATGGATGCATACGCGCTTAGTCAAAATGGCCGTCCCAAG ACTTCATAA
- a CDS encoding mitochondrial carrier protein → MPPGTDVENRSGSSERTPLLQSEPTADEHEQAALLEPQPEPKTKFWYAWRLFWALLAAVVLGIFIKGWIDADDVDFDLKGALKRALGGGLSGAAAMVLQVLTLMPLRTIMNYQYRHGTSFTTATRTLYQDGGIRRYYQGIGPALVQGLFPILALQVIILTCKSLKGPVSRFGDTAANAGILALLQSNSYLSKLPTPIKTVFASACAAGFRMILTPIDTLKTTLQAQGARGTALLRQRIKTDGIGSLWWGALATAAATFVGHYPWFATYNYLSEVITEPPKHPLFWWLLRLAFIGFCASIVSDSISNSLRVVKTYRQVNDTKVSYSEAARLVVLQDGIVGLFGRGLKTRILANGLQGLLFSILWKIFLDLWEKKTRS, encoded by the exons ATGCCGCCTGGTACTGACGTAGAGAACCGATCTGGAAGCAGCGAGCGAACTCCTTTACTACAGAGCGAGCCTACTGCAGATGAACATGAGCAAGCGGCCTTGCTTGAACCTCAACCCGAACCAAAGACCAAATTCTGGTATGCTTGGAGGTTGTTCTGGGCTCTCCTTGCCGCCGTTGTGTTGGGTATCTTTATCAAGGGGTGGATAGACGCAGACGATGTTGAC TTTGATCTCAAAGGAGCACTGAAGCGAGCGTTAGGGGGAGGATTGAGTGGTGCTGCCG CCATGGTGCTTCAAGTCTTGACTCTTATG CCACTCCGAACTATCATGAACTACCAATACCGCCATGGCACATCTTTCACTACGGCAACCCGTACCCTCTACCAAGACGGCGGAATCAGGAGATACTATCAGGGTATCGGTCCAGCACTCGTTCAAGGTCTATTTCCAATCCTTGCCCTCCAAGTAATCATTCTTACATGTAAATCTCTGAAAGGCCCCGTATCCCGCTTTGGTGATACCGCAGCAAATGCTGGGATCCTCGCTCTCTTGCAGTCCAACTCGTACTTGAGCAAGTTACCCACGCCCATCAAGACCGTTTTCGCTTCCGCTTG TGCCGCCGGGTTTAGGATGATCCTCACTCCGATCGACACACTTAAGACCACACTTCAAGCTCAAGGTGCGCGGGGAACCGCACTTCTCAGACAACGCATCAAGACAGATGGGATTGGGAGTCTATGGTGGGGTGCGCTTGCGACTGCTGCGGCAACTTTCGTGGGCCACTATCCCTGGTTTGCTACG TACAACTACTTGAGCGAGGTAATCACCGAACCTCCCAAGCATCCTCTATTCTGGTGGCTACTTCGCCTGGCGTTTATCGGGTTCTGCGCCTCGATCGTGTCAGACTCAATCTCCAACTCACTCCGTGTGGTCAAGACCTACCGCCAAGTCAACGATACCAAAGTTTCATACT CCGAAGCTGCAAGATTGGTCGTCCTCCAAGACGGAATCGTCGGTCTCTTTGGACGTGGACTCAAGACCAGAATTTTAGCAAACGGCCTGcaaggattgttgttctcGATCTTGTGGAAGATTTTCTTAGACCT CTGGGAAAAGAAGACGCGCTCTTAG